Proteins encoded in a region of the Oncorhynchus clarkii lewisi isolate Uvic-CL-2024 chromosome 18, UVic_Ocla_1.0, whole genome shotgun sequence genome:
- the LOC139372987 gene encoding histone-lysine N-methyltransferase SETDB2-like isoform X1: MDGSEKTEVARAKSFWVQVDVEETFDELYEYLTHLKHAIKTCTATDIEYVQGMNMITLLDSGLIVTPATTGPATTTAPATTTAPATGNESFVEVVIGAEILTVSVPDIDDPQTPLPPQQTEPVSPPSPLRYDGSIIPLSPPYPNREDLMTPLLPLQLPYQFHTCSQACVPHLPPSTHHFRGHNPLRIPLLCSFQRQCAPTPPLTTGIETDCDGTEPDSTGEGSEKSEGAELDSEVTARGVVYKAPCGLSLCTPGEVLCFLVATESHGVLQVDDFTFDPLVQLECLRPPQWRPPGLAERDLSRGSEPTPVELCLQEEGVRPEDFRYRKERWPHGCFLSSGPLFTTCCDCTDGCGDAESCACACLTPGGKHYSHQRLSEHVPKGLYECGPWCGCDRGMCQNRVVQRGLRVRLQVFPTGNKGWGVRCRDDLDRGTFVCTYAGVVLRAGLDSDEPLPPKRQKADLPSDDEVEVVDEWLAPAGEGRAPAETLEPSPPSSPPDGLHVPVIQRPGVELSPQIQAVLVGNSLPVQPLTGMEVEEGVEQENGVQKPQLNSQAHMKEVDVKLSVSTSTSPKKLGPKQNPMEHLYYLDATKEGNVGRFINVGVCRCDSHSLTHPLITSDHLSLQHSCDPNLFVQNVFTDSHDPNFPVIAFFTSKVVKAGTELTWNYSHSPDSDLEQKVTCQCGCEGCQGLLA, from the exons ATGGATGGGTCAGAGAAAACAGAAGTTG CGAGGGCAAAGTCATTCTGGGTACAGGTGGATGTGGAAGAAACATTTGATGAGCTATATGAATATCTGACACACCTGAAGCATGCCATCAAGACCTGCACTGCTACAGACATAG aATATGTCCAGGGGATGAATATGATTACCTTATTGGATTCCGGGCTGATTGTGACACCGGCAACTACAGGCCCAGCTACAACTACAGCCCCAGCTACAACTACAGCCCCTGCCACTGGGAATGAGTCTTTTGTGGAGGTGGTTATTGGTGCAG AAATCCTCACAGTTTCAGTCCCTGACATTGACGACCCTCAGACTCCACTGCCCCCCCAACAGACAGAGCCCGtatcccctccctcacccctccgtTACGATGGCTCCATCATCCCCCTGTCGCCCCCCTACCCCAACAGAGAGGACCTCATGACTCCCCTGCTGCCCCTCCAGCTCCCCTACCAGTTCCATACCTGCAGCCAGGCCTGTGTGCCCCACCTGCCCCCGTCCACACACCACTTCCGGGGCCACAACCCTCTCAGGATCCCACTACTCTGCTCCTTCCAGCGGCAGTGTGCTCCCACCCCACCTCTCACTACTGGGATTGAGACCGATTGTGATGGGACTGAACCAGACTCTACGGGGGAGGGCTCTGAGAAATCTGAGGGTGCAGAGTTGGACTCTGAGGTCACGGCGCGGGGTGTTGTTTACAAAGCTCCCTGTGGGCTGAGTCTCTGCACCCCAGGGGAGGTGCTATGTTTTCTGGTTGCCACAGAGAGTCACGGCGTTCTGCAGGTGGACGACTTCACCTTTGACCCCCTGGTGCAGTTGGAGTGTCTGCGGCCACCGCAGTGGCGCCCACCCGGGCTGGCTGAGAGGGACCTGAGCCGGGGATCAGAGCCAACGCCGGTGGAGTTGTGCCTGCAGGAGGAAGGAGTGCGGCCGGAGGACTTCCGCTACAGGAAGGAGCGTTGGCCTCACGGCTGTTTCCTCAGTTCGGGCCCGCTGTTCACCACCTGCTGCGACTGCACTGACGGCTGTGGTGATGCGGAGAGCTGCGCCTGCGCTTGTCTGACCCCAGGCGGCAAACACTACTCCCACCAGAGGCTGTCTGAGCATGTGCCCAAAGG GCTGTACGAATGCGGCCCTTGGTGTGGGTGTGACCGTGGTATGTGCCAGAACCGTGTGGTTCAGCGGGGTCTGCGTGTCCGGCTGCAGGTCTTCCCCACTGGAAACAAAGGATGGGGGGTGCGTTGCCGTGACGACCTGGACAGGGGCACATTCGTGTGCACATACGCAG GTGTAGTTCTCAGGGCAGGACTGGACTCCGACGAGCCCCTCCCACCCAAGCGCCAGAAGGCGGACCTTCCCTCCGACGACGAGGTGGAGGTGGTAGATGAGTGGCTGGCGCCGGCAGGGGAGGGACGAGCGCCTGCAGAGACCCTGGAGCCCTCGCCCCCCTCCTCACCTCCTGACGGGCTTCATGTGCCCGTTATCCAGAGGCCCGGGGTGGAGCTTTCTCCACAGATACAAGCCGTGTTGGTGGGAAACTCCCTGCCAGTTCAACCTCTCACAG GCATGGAGGTTGAGGAGGGTGTGGAGCAAGAGAATGGGGTACAGAAGCCTCAGCTGAATTCCCAAGCACACATGAAAGAAGTGGATGTGAAGCTGTCTGTGTCCACAAGCACAAGCCCCAAAAAACTGGGCCCAAAGCAGAACCCTATGGAGCACCTGTATTACCTAGATGCCACGAAGGAGGGGAACGTGGGAAGGTTCATAAATGTAGGTGTATGCCGGTGTGACTCCCATTCTTTAACCCACCCACTCATAACCTCTGACCACTTGTCTCTACAGCACAGCTGCGACCCCAACCTATTTGTGCAGAACGTCTTCACTGACTCTCATGATCCAAACTTCCCCGTCATCGCCTTCTTCACCAGCAA AGTGGTGAAGGCGGGGACTGAGTTGACCTGGAACTACTCCCACAGCCCTGACAGTGACCTGGAACAGAAAGTGACATGTCAGTGTGGCTGTGAAGGCTGTCAGGGACTGCTGGCCTGA
- the LOC139372988 gene encoding uncharacterized protein, whose translation MTQVRRSVGEALWGMCAADAMSMPAHWYYNIDDIKRDFGGWITGFNAPNNRHPSSILTLSNSAGSGRTAWSSGGNRPHVVGSVILHNKLKFWKASGGSVHYHQGLQAGENTLNAICSLRVAQALTGGKFASVAEPAARGAVLADYVHFMTTPGTHGDTYAESFHRAFFSDWQDTRPTSSSKVLEFAEQRYQQKMNVSVPDSQLDAIGCLPMAIPFVLLSATANEDQAVSAAVEFVRLTHPHPKVEKYVTLYARALHATLNGACLKQQAEAFLKSPDLDAWDTCKPYIQKAARFPTSSAEGLKVHQSAVEMLGMACYTRGALSSMFYLAHEFHNDPHGGILANTNCGGENCNRGSALGALLGARAGYTGGSVPQEWKDGLRNTQEPIHEILKMLRDCPLQDLKPASEH comes from the exons ATGACCCAGGTGCGAAGGTCGGTGGGAGAGGCGCTGTGGGGAATGTGTGCCGCTGACGCCATGTCCATGCCCGCGCACTGGTACTACAACATCGATGACATCAAGAGAGATTTTGGAGGATGGATCACCGGCTTCAACGCACCCAACAACAGACATCCGTCCAGCATCCTCACCCTCTCCAACTCAG CGGGGAGCGGTCGCACTGCATGGTCCTCTGGTGGGAACAGACCCCATGTTGTGGGTAGCGTAATCCTCCATAACAAGCTCAAATTCTGGAAGGCATCGGGTGGATCGGTCCACTATCACCAAG GTCTCCAGGCAGGTGAGAATACCCTGAATGCCATCTGCTCCCTGAGGGTGGCACAGGCCCTGACAGGGGGGAAGTTTGCCAGCGTGGCAGAACCAGCGGCGAGGGGGGCGGTGCTGGCTGATTACGTACACTTCATGACCACGCCAGGAACACATGGAGACACCTACGCAGAGTCCTTCCACAGAGCATTCTTCTCCGACTGGCAAGACACCAGACCCACTTCCTCAAGCAAG GTGTTGGAGTTTGCAGAGCAGCGCTACCAGCAGAAGATGAACGTGTCAGTCCCTGACAGCCAGCTAGACGCTATTGGCTGCCTCCCCATGGCCATCCCCTTTGTGCTTCTCTCTGCCACAGCCAATGAGGACCAAGCT gtGTCTGCAGCAGTGGAGTTTGTCCGGCTCACCCACCCCCACCCCAAGGTGGAGAAATATGTGACGCTGTACGCCCGAGCCCTCCATGCCACTCTGAATGGGGCGTGTCTGAAGCAGCAAGCGGAGGCCTTCCTCAAGTCACCCGACCTGGACGCATGGGACACTTGCAAGCCCTACATACAGAAAGCAGCCAGGTTTCCAACCTCTTCTGCAGAGGGGCTCAAGGTTCACCAGAGTGCAGTGGAAATGCTTGGCATGGCCTGCTACACCCGAg GTGCCCTCAGTAGTATGTTCTACCTAGCACATGAGTTTCACAACGACCCTCATGGAGGGATCCTGGCAAACACCAATTGTGGcg GAGAGAACTGCAACAGGGGTTCTGCTTTGGGGGCTCTGCTGGGGGCACGGGCAGGGTACACGGGTGGATCTGTACCCCAGGAGTGGAAGGATGGATTGAGGAACACACAGGAACCAATCCATGAAATACTAAAGATGCTCCGAGACTGCCCCCTACAGGACTTAAAGCCAGCATCAGAGCACTGA
- the LOC139372989 gene encoding protein CREG1-like produces MEEMEFNMNTLLAAGLLLLFAMPGELYRIPPHEEVARMARFVANQCNWASMATISTHEPVQGQPFSNAFSTSDGPVGSGTGVPYMYLTTMEISVQDLKVNPQASLSMSLAQTDFCKNQGYDPQDPLCAHIIFSGSVLEINGTEATFAKKALFSRHPEMVDWPTDHNWFFAKMNITKVWVLDYFGGVKTVTPEDYFKATPYKRHH; encoded by the exons ATGGAGGAGATGGAATTCAACATGAACACATTGCTGGCAGCAGGGCTTCTACTGCTTTTCGCTATGCCCGGAGAACTTTACAGAATCCCTCCGCACGAGGAAGTCGCCAGGATGGCTAGATTCGTCGCCAACCAGTGCAACTGGGCTTCCATGGCCACAATATCGACCCATGAGCCAGTGCAAGGACAACCCTTCTCCAATGCGTTCTCTACCAGTGACGGACCAGTTGGGTCTGGGACTGGGGTGCCCTACATGTACCTCACCACTATGGAGATCTCTGTCCAGGATTTAAAG gtgaACCCCCAGGCTTCCTTGTCCATGTCCCTGGCCCAGACAGACTTCTGTAAGAACCAAGGATACGACCCTCAGGATCCCCTTTGTGCCCACATCATCTTCTCTGGCTCTGTGCTGGAG ATTAACGGTACAGAGGCCACCTTTGCCAAGAAAGCCCTGTTCAGTCGCCACCCTGAGATGGTCGACTGGCCCACCGACCACAACTGGTTCTTTGCCAAGATGAACATCACCAAGGTGTGGGTTCTGGACTACTTTGGAGGGGTAAAGACAGTCACACCAGAAGACTACTTCAAGGCTACACCCTACAAGAGACACCACTGA
- the LOC139372987 gene encoding histone-lysine N-methyltransferase SETDB2-like isoform X2 — translation MDGSEKTEVARAKSFWVQVDVEETFDELYEYLTHLKHAIKTCTATDIEYVQGMNMITLLDSGLIVTPATTGPATTTAPATTTAPATGNESFVEVVIGAEILTVSVPDIDDPQTPLPPQQTEPVSPPSPLRYDGSIIPLSPPYPNREDLMTPLLPLQLPYQFHTCSQACVPHLPPSTHHFRGHNPLRIPLLCSFQRQCAPTPPLTTGIETDCDGTEPDSTGEGSEKSEGAELDSEVTARGVVYKAPCGLSLCTPGEVLCFLVATESHGVLQVDDFTFDPLVQLECLRPPQWRPPGLAERDLSRGSEPTPVELCLQEEGVRPEDFRYRKERWPHGCFLSSGPLFTTCCDCTDGCGDAESCACACLTPGGKHYSHQRLSEHVPKGLYECGPWCGCDRGMCQNRVVQRGLRVRLQVFPTGNKGWGVRCRDDLDRGTFVCTYAGVVLRAGLDSDEPLPPKRQKADLPSDDEVEVVDEWLAPAGEGRAPAETLEPSPPSSPPDGLHVPVIQRPGVELSPQIQAVLVGNSLPVQPLTGMEVEEGVEQENGVQKPQLNSQAHMKEVDVKLSVSTSTSPKKLGPKQNPMEHLYYLDATKEGNVGRFINHSCDPNLFVQNVFTDSHDPNFPVIAFFTSKVVKAGTELTWNYSHSPDSDLEQKVTCQCGCEGCQGLLA, via the exons ATGGATGGGTCAGAGAAAACAGAAGTTG CGAGGGCAAAGTCATTCTGGGTACAGGTGGATGTGGAAGAAACATTTGATGAGCTATATGAATATCTGACACACCTGAAGCATGCCATCAAGACCTGCACTGCTACAGACATAG aATATGTCCAGGGGATGAATATGATTACCTTATTGGATTCCGGGCTGATTGTGACACCGGCAACTACAGGCCCAGCTACAACTACAGCCCCAGCTACAACTACAGCCCCTGCCACTGGGAATGAGTCTTTTGTGGAGGTGGTTATTGGTGCAG AAATCCTCACAGTTTCAGTCCCTGACATTGACGACCCTCAGACTCCACTGCCCCCCCAACAGACAGAGCCCGtatcccctccctcacccctccgtTACGATGGCTCCATCATCCCCCTGTCGCCCCCCTACCCCAACAGAGAGGACCTCATGACTCCCCTGCTGCCCCTCCAGCTCCCCTACCAGTTCCATACCTGCAGCCAGGCCTGTGTGCCCCACCTGCCCCCGTCCACACACCACTTCCGGGGCCACAACCCTCTCAGGATCCCACTACTCTGCTCCTTCCAGCGGCAGTGTGCTCCCACCCCACCTCTCACTACTGGGATTGAGACCGATTGTGATGGGACTGAACCAGACTCTACGGGGGAGGGCTCTGAGAAATCTGAGGGTGCAGAGTTGGACTCTGAGGTCACGGCGCGGGGTGTTGTTTACAAAGCTCCCTGTGGGCTGAGTCTCTGCACCCCAGGGGAGGTGCTATGTTTTCTGGTTGCCACAGAGAGTCACGGCGTTCTGCAGGTGGACGACTTCACCTTTGACCCCCTGGTGCAGTTGGAGTGTCTGCGGCCACCGCAGTGGCGCCCACCCGGGCTGGCTGAGAGGGACCTGAGCCGGGGATCAGAGCCAACGCCGGTGGAGTTGTGCCTGCAGGAGGAAGGAGTGCGGCCGGAGGACTTCCGCTACAGGAAGGAGCGTTGGCCTCACGGCTGTTTCCTCAGTTCGGGCCCGCTGTTCACCACCTGCTGCGACTGCACTGACGGCTGTGGTGATGCGGAGAGCTGCGCCTGCGCTTGTCTGACCCCAGGCGGCAAACACTACTCCCACCAGAGGCTGTCTGAGCATGTGCCCAAAGG GCTGTACGAATGCGGCCCTTGGTGTGGGTGTGACCGTGGTATGTGCCAGAACCGTGTGGTTCAGCGGGGTCTGCGTGTCCGGCTGCAGGTCTTCCCCACTGGAAACAAAGGATGGGGGGTGCGTTGCCGTGACGACCTGGACAGGGGCACATTCGTGTGCACATACGCAG GTGTAGTTCTCAGGGCAGGACTGGACTCCGACGAGCCCCTCCCACCCAAGCGCCAGAAGGCGGACCTTCCCTCCGACGACGAGGTGGAGGTGGTAGATGAGTGGCTGGCGCCGGCAGGGGAGGGACGAGCGCCTGCAGAGACCCTGGAGCCCTCGCCCCCCTCCTCACCTCCTGACGGGCTTCATGTGCCCGTTATCCAGAGGCCCGGGGTGGAGCTTTCTCCACAGATACAAGCCGTGTTGGTGGGAAACTCCCTGCCAGTTCAACCTCTCACAG GCATGGAGGTTGAGGAGGGTGTGGAGCAAGAGAATGGGGTACAGAAGCCTCAGCTGAATTCCCAAGCACACATGAAAGAAGTGGATGTGAAGCTGTCTGTGTCCACAAGCACAAGCCCCAAAAAACTGGGCCCAAAGCAGAACCCTATGGAGCACCTGTATTACCTAGATGCCACGAAGGAGGGGAACGTGGGAAGGTTCATAAAT CACAGCTGCGACCCCAACCTATTTGTGCAGAACGTCTTCACTGACTCTCATGATCCAAACTTCCCCGTCATCGCCTTCTTCACCAGCAA AGTGGTGAAGGCGGGGACTGAGTTGACCTGGAACTACTCCCACAGCCCTGACAGTGACCTGGAACAGAAAGTGACATGTCAGTGTGGCTGTGAAGGCTGTCAGGGACTGCTGGCCTGA